Proteins from a genomic interval of Marmoricola sp. OAE513:
- the dnaE gene encoding DNA polymerase III subunit alpha produces MTTQSAGAADFVHLHVHTEYSMLDGASLLDGLFSRVNDLGMTSIAMTDHGNLHGAFDFYSKAKKHGVKPIIGIEAYVTPGTQRSERRRVRWGRGDAAEEGGDDVAGGGAYTHMTMWSESTEGMHNLFRLSSLSSLEGYYFKPRMDKEILQTYSKGLIVSTGCPSGAIQTRLRLGQWDEAVQEAGELQDIFGRDNVFLELMDHGISIERRVRDDLLKLGKQLGIPPIATNDSHYNNPEDADAHDALICVASGKRLSDANRLKFDGGGYYIKSAAEMRALWADGFGMPEACDNTLAIAERCQVEFTESTGGYMARADVPAGETEDSWFRKEVWRGIEARYPGERLTQEVRDRVEMELAIISQKGYCGYYLVVADFIGWAKDNGIRVGPGRGSGAGSIAAYALRITDLCPLEHGLFFERFLNPERPSMPDFDIDFDDVRRGEVIQYVSDKYGSERVAQIATFGRLKSKAAIKDAARVLDHGFAIGDKITKALPADVMGKGVALKDIFNPEHKRYNEGGEFRTLHDQDHDVRTIYNTALGLEGQIRNWGVHAAGVIMSSEPLIDIVPIMARPQDGAVITQFDYPMCESLGLVKMDFLGLSNLRTLEDALANIEANRGEKVVLEDLPFDDRATYELMGRGDTLGVFQLDGGGMRALLRSMQPDQFADITAVSALYRPGPMGADSHNKYAHRKNGRQPIEPIHPALADALESVLGETYGLIVYQEQVMAIAQQLAGFSLGAADNMRRAMGKKDAEKLAKEYDGFEAGMLERGFPREAIKKLWEVLVPFADYAFNKSHSAAYGVITYWTAYLKANYPTEYMAALLTSVKDTKDKMAIYLNECRRMKIQVLPPDVNASAHDFTAVGNDIRFGLTAVRNVGHNVVDGIVSGREEKGRYADFNDFLDKVPAVVCNKRVIESLAKAGAFDDMKHKRRALVAVHEVAVDQYADLKKNEAMGQDSLFAGLEGLDGDDAGFGASVTVPDMEEWDKTTLLGHEREMLGLYVSDHPLLGVEHVLAAAGDCTIGQLLLDEERADNSTVTVSGLITSVQRKMTKRGDTWAMVTLEDLEGAIDVLLFPSAYQLAATLLTEDAIVTVKGRLSRQKDQPELHGQEVTLPDLSDGPSGPVVISIPSTRCTPPVVEQLKEVLSTHPGMSEVRLKLMSRTSTKVFRMPDQLRVTPTPALFADLKQLLGPGCLG; encoded by the coding sequence ATGACAACGCAGTCGGCCGGCGCCGCGGACTTCGTCCACCTGCACGTGCACACCGAGTACTCGATGCTCGACGGCGCCTCGCTGCTGGACGGTCTCTTTTCGCGGGTCAACGACCTGGGCATGACGTCGATCGCCATGACCGACCACGGCAACCTGCACGGTGCCTTCGACTTCTACTCCAAGGCCAAGAAGCACGGGGTCAAGCCGATCATCGGCATCGAGGCCTACGTGACGCCCGGGACGCAGCGCTCCGAGCGCCGGCGGGTCCGGTGGGGGCGGGGCGACGCGGCGGAGGAGGGCGGCGACGACGTCGCCGGCGGCGGTGCCTACACCCACATGACCATGTGGTCGGAGTCGACCGAGGGCATGCACAACCTCTTCCGGCTCTCATCCCTGTCGAGCCTGGAGGGCTACTACTTCAAGCCGCGGATGGACAAGGAGATCCTGCAGACCTACAGCAAGGGCCTCATCGTGAGCACCGGCTGTCCCAGCGGCGCGATCCAGACCCGGCTCCGTCTCGGGCAGTGGGACGAGGCCGTCCAGGAGGCCGGCGAGCTCCAGGACATCTTCGGTCGGGACAACGTGTTCCTCGAGCTCATGGACCACGGCATCTCGATCGAGAGGAGGGTCCGCGACGACCTGCTCAAGCTCGGCAAGCAGCTCGGCATCCCCCCGATCGCCACCAACGATTCGCACTACAACAACCCCGAGGACGCCGACGCCCACGACGCCCTGATCTGCGTCGCCTCGGGCAAGCGGCTCTCCGACGCCAACCGCCTCAAGTTCGACGGCGGCGGCTACTACATCAAGTCCGCGGCCGAGATGCGCGCGCTGTGGGCCGACGGGTTCGGCATGCCCGAGGCGTGCGACAACACCCTCGCCATCGCGGAGCGCTGCCAGGTCGAGTTCACCGAGTCCACGGGCGGCTACATGGCCCGGGCGGACGTGCCGGCGGGGGAGACCGAGGACTCGTGGTTCCGCAAGGAGGTCTGGCGCGGCATCGAGGCGCGCTACCCCGGCGAGCGGTTGACCCAGGAGGTCCGCGACCGGGTCGAGATGGAGCTCGCGATCATCTCGCAGAAGGGCTACTGCGGGTACTACCTCGTGGTCGCCGACTTCATCGGCTGGGCGAAGGACAACGGCATCCGGGTCGGCCCCGGCCGTGGTTCCGGTGCCGGTTCGATCGCGGCGTACGCGCTGCGGATCACCGACCTGTGCCCGCTGGAGCACGGGCTGTTCTTCGAGCGGTTCCTCAACCCCGAGCGGCCGTCGATGCCCGACTTCGACATCGACTTCGACGACGTCCGCCGCGGCGAGGTCATCCAGTACGTCAGTGACAAGTACGGCTCCGAGCGGGTCGCCCAGATCGCGACCTTCGGCCGGCTCAAGTCCAAGGCCGCCATCAAGGACGCGGCCCGGGTCCTCGACCACGGGTTCGCGATCGGCGACAAGATCACCAAGGCACTGCCCGCCGACGTGATGGGCAAGGGCGTCGCGCTCAAGGACATCTTCAACCCGGAGCACAAGCGCTACAACGAGGGCGGCGAGTTCCGCACCCTGCACGACCAGGACCACGACGTCCGCACCATCTACAACACCGCGCTCGGCCTCGAGGGCCAGATCCGCAACTGGGGCGTCCACGCCGCCGGCGTCATCATGTCCAGCGAGCCGCTGATCGACATCGTCCCGATCATGGCGCGCCCCCAGGACGGCGCCGTCATCACGCAGTTCGACTACCCGATGTGCGAGTCGCTCGGCCTGGTCAAGATGGACTTCCTCGGGCTCTCCAACCTGCGCACGCTGGAGGACGCGCTCGCCAACATCGAGGCGAACCGCGGCGAGAAGGTCGTGCTCGAGGACCTGCCGTTCGACGACCGGGCGACCTACGAGCTGATGGGCCGCGGCGACACGCTCGGCGTCTTCCAGCTCGACGGTGGCGGCATGCGTGCCCTGCTGCGCTCGATGCAGCCCGACCAGTTCGCCGACATCACGGCCGTCTCCGCGCTCTACCGCCCCGGCCCGATGGGTGCCGACTCGCACAACAAGTACGCACACCGCAAGAACGGTCGCCAACCGATCGAGCCGATCCACCCCGCTCTCGCCGATGCCCTCGAGTCGGTGCTGGGCGAGACCTACGGCCTGATCGTGTACCAGGAGCAGGTGATGGCGATCGCCCAGCAGCTCGCCGGGTTCTCGCTGGGTGCGGCCGACAACATGCGGCGCGCGATGGGCAAGAAGGACGCGGAGAAGCTTGCCAAGGAGTACGACGGCTTCGAGGCCGGGATGCTCGAGCGCGGTTTCCCGCGCGAGGCGATCAAGAAGCTCTGGGAGGTTCTCGTCCCGTTCGCGGACTACGCCTTCAACAAGTCGCACTCGGCGGCGTACGGCGTCATCACCTACTGGACCGCCTACCTCAAGGCGAACTACCCGACCGAGTACATGGCCGCGCTCCTGACGTCCGTGAAGGACACCAAGGACAAGATGGCGATCTACCTCAACGAGTGCCGCCGGATGAAGATCCAGGTGCTCCCACCGGACGTGAACGCCTCCGCCCACGACTTCACCGCGGTCGGCAACGACATCCGCTTCGGCCTCACCGCCGTGCGCAACGTCGGCCACAACGTCGTCGACGGCATCGTGTCCGGGCGTGAGGAGAAGGGCCGGTACGCCGACTTCAACGACTTCCTCGACAAGGTCCCCGCGGTGGTCTGCAACAAGCGGGTGATCGAGTCGCTCGCCAAGGCGGGCGCGTTCGACGACATGAAGCACAAGCGCCGGGCGCTGGTCGCGGTGCACGAGGTCGCGGTCGACCAGTACGCCGACCTCAAGAAGAACGAGGCGATGGGGCAGGACTCCCTGTTCGCCGGGCTCGAGGGCCTCGACGGCGACGACGCCGGTTTCGGCGCCTCGGTGACGGTGCCGGACATGGAGGAGTGGGACAAGACCACGCTGCTGGGGCACGAGCGCGAGATGCTCGGCCTCTACGTGAGCGACCACCCCCTGCTGGGTGTCGAGCACGTCCTGGCTGCGGCCGGCGACTGCACGATCGGACAGCTGCTGCTCGACGAGGAGCGCGCCGACAACTCCACCGTCACCGTCTCCGGCCTCATCACCAGCGTGCAGCGCAAGATGACCAAGCGGGGTGACACCTGGGCAATGGTGACGCTGGAGGACCTCGAGGGTGCCATCGACGTGCTGCTGTTCCCCAGCGCCTACCAGCTCGCGGCGACGCTGCTGACCGAGGACGCCATCGTGACGGTCAAGGGTCGGCTGTCCCGCCAGAAGGACCAGCCCGAGCTGCACGGTCAGGAGGTCACCCTCCCCGACCTGAGCGACGGTCCGAGCGGACCGGTGGTCATCTCGATCCCCTCGACGCGGTGCACCCCGCCGGTCGTCGAGCAGCTCAAGGAGGTGCTCTCGACCCACCCGGGGATGTCGGAGGTACGTTTGAAGCTGATGAGCCGTACTTCGACGAAGGTGTTCCGGATGCCCGACCAGCTCAGGGTGACTCCCACCCCGGCCCTGTTCGCCGACCTCAAGCAGCTGCTCGGCCCGGGCTGCCTGGGATGA